GTGTCCGGAGAGGCTCCCGCAGAATAGAAAATGGCGTCGTCAATGGAGCGCGCCTGCACATCGTCCAGAAAGTCCCGCGTCATCACCTGAATGTTGATGGGAATGTCACTAATCGGAACCGAGGTCTTGGTCGCCGAGACCGAACTGCCCGCATAATAGCCGAAGTCACGGGCCGAGTTCACCTCGAACGGTTTCAATTCGACAACCTCTCCCGATCCGGACGGGTCTTCCTGTGCCTGCACGCGGAACACTCCAAGCACTAGTGAACAAGCGGCCAACGAGACCTTACACATCAGGACCGGGCGCATACATGTTGTTTCCACGGATCTGTTTTTCATCTGATTTGCATTTTTCGGGGGTGGCGGGATGCGAATCTCCCTCGGAAAGAATTGTCGCATGATGACAAAGATTCGTTTTTTGTGTCAATACAGATTTTGATTTCGTTTCATTTGGAAAAGAAACACGCAAGACCTTGTTGCACCGTTCCCATGGCGGTTTTTAGAGCTATTAGACGGGTTCGGAATACATTCGAAATTGCCGTCTTTCCGATATTCGATTCAGTATGGTCCGCAACACCCATGCTGCAGGAATCCCTGTTTCACTAAACACGAACCAAAATCGAAACAAACGAGCGATGACCGGTCTTCGCTGCTGATCATGCTTGCCGTTCCCGTCAGCCTGGCGGAGACGAGGAAATCCGACGATCGACCCGTCCTATCCGACTGGTCGCACGCCGGCAACAAGGAGGCCCACCACCCACCTGCGGAGCGAATCTTCCCGGTGGACAGCTTCGGGGCCATCGCCAACGACGGCAGAGATGATTCCATCGCCCTGCAGGCTGCCATAGAGGCGGCGAAAAAGTCTGGAGGCGGTGTCGTCTATTTGCCCGAGGGCATGTATTACCTCGACCAACCGGTCCTTGTCACCGGGGACCAGATAACCATCCGAGGTGACGGTCCGTCCCGCACACGCCTTGTCTTCCGCTATGGCAAACTGACTGATGGACTGCACTTTGTCTACCCGGAGGCGGGCGGGACCATCGGCCCGGGCACATGGATCGAAGCACGGACGGACCCCCGCGGCCTTGTCCGATTCTCACTGTTTTCGGACGACCGACTGATCAAGTCGCAACAGGCTGCGCCGTTGGCTTCGTGGCAACAATCGTTTGCCTTGCGACTGCAGGGCGGGCGCCTCCCGGGGAAACGAACGTCTGGCTCCGTCATGTTGCGGGCCACGGCGGAATACGAAGATGGAACCCTCCTCGAAGCCAGCCTGCCGGCCGTCCTGGACGAAACCATGGAGAGCCCCCCGATTTTCCCCCAGATGGTCGGAATCGGGGCCATCACCTTCCTTGGGGCGCGCCCTCACGGACAACAGACTGCCCTTTCGCACGACGGCAAACGCGGCGATCGGGAACTCACCCTCTCCACTGCGGCGCATGGTTTCAGAACAGGTTCAAAGATCGAGTTGGTCGCGCCGAATACCGAACGCTGGTTCAGGGAGATCGGCTGCAAAGGACCGGAAAAACCGGATTACCGTCGCTATCATCTCCTGGTCACCGGCACTGCCGGCGAACGCCTAGAGATCGACCAGCCGTTGCGACTGGATTTTCCAGTGGTTGACGGATCGTTCGTCCGCAGGCTTGATCCGCTCGAGAATGCGGCCATCGAGTCGCTGGAGCTGGAGGTCCGAAGCGAAATCCCCAGCCTGAACGGAGTTGTCTTTCTGAACGTATGGGCCTGCCGGGCCCGCGACGTTCGCGTCCTCAATGCGGGCCGTCACCAGATGCTCTTCAGCGGAGCAAAGTGGTGCCGGTTGGAGGATTGTTTTTTCAGGGACCGGCGATCAAAGGGAGGCGGCACCGACTATGTCGGCTTCCAGGACGCCTACGACTGCCTGATGGACAATGTCATCGCCATGGACATGCGGCATGGTCCGGTTGTCCAATACTCGGCGGCCGGGAACGTGATCCGAAATAGTCGGTTCTTCGGCAGTGATGCCCAGTGGCACGCCGGCTGGTCGAACGAAAACCTTTTTGAAAACTGTCTCATCGTCTCCCGGCCAGAAACAGGGAGTTATGGCTACGGAATGTACGCCACACCGCCGGATGATCCTGGCCACGGCCCCAACGGGCCGCGCAACGTCATCTTCCATTGTGACGTGCACTCCCCCAAGGCTGGGGTCTGGCTGGGTGGCATGAACGATGGCTGGTTATTCCTCTACAACCGGTTTGTCGTCGAAGATGGCCCGGGCATGCTGGTGGCCGGGCCCGCCTCGGGCCACAAGATCATTGGCAATGTCTTCGTTCTCGCCAATCCAGGTTCGGCCGGAGTCGAGTTCACCGGAGCTGGGCATACCGGACATTCAGTCATCAATAACCGCTTCTACATGGCGGATGCAGTTCAGGTGCTGGGCGGGGAAGTTTCCGACACCGTAAGCAAATTCAACTCGACTTCGCCCTATCCTGAGGCGGCATGGCCGGCATTGCCGGAGCCTGCCGTTCCTTCCCTCTATCACTGGCAGGTCGACCATGATGGCAGGTAGGAAACTTCGCGGGCCTTCAGCTGAAAGAAACCCGGGATTCCACACGACCCTCCCGCTCCATCTGGAACCGGCCAAGGCGCAGGAGCAGGGCCTCCCTCAGTGACCGCATCGAAGGCTCACTCCAGCAGTTCCGGTACTGGTCAGGATCCGTCTCAAGGTCATAAAGCTCGCCGTCCTCTCCATCCCGATAAAGCACAAGCTTGTAACGCGAAGTAACCAATGTCTGTTGGTAAAGTGTGGTGGTCGTCGGACGGCACTCGATGAGGGTGCAATCCTGCACGCTTTCCTTCTCGCCGCGAAGAACCGGTGAAAGGTCCACGCCCTGCATCCCCACGGGGGCAGTCACTCCGGCCAGGCTGAGCACGGTCGCCGGCAGGTCGACGAGGTTGACCAGAGGAGCAATCGTACCGAGGGCTTCCACCCGACCCGGCCCCCAGACCAGCAAAGGCACGCGCTGGCAATCCTCGTAGGCCGTCACGCCTTTTCCCCACAAACCATGATGCCCATGCATTTCGCCATGGTCGCTTGTGAAGACAATGATGGTATCCTCCACCTGCCCGGTCTCCTCCAGCTTCTGAATGAGGAGACCCACGCGATCATCGATGAAAGCCAGCATACCCAAGGTGGCCTGGAGGGCGGCCTTTCTGCGGTCCGAGCGTTTCCCGGATCCGTAGACGCAGGGAACACCCTGTCCGTCCTTCCACGGTCCGAGCTCACGGCGGTAGCACGCCTCATAGACCGAGTGGCGGTCGGCGAACTCACCCTCCCGGTAGTCTTCAGGGATATCCATCAATGCCGGGTCCACCAAAGAAAACCACGGCTCCGGACAGACAAAGGGCTCGTGCGGGTCCTGAAAGCTCGCCCAGCAGAACCACGGCTCGTGCTCTCCGGCTTGTCGCCCGATGAAATCCTGGGTGCGCTCTGCGACCCACGCCGTATCGTGGTATTGCTCCGGAATGTTCCAAGGCCCGCAGGCGTAATGATCGTAGTCCTCGCGTCGGCAGGGAAACCAGTCGTGCCAATCCACCCCGGAGTCTTCCAGAAACACCCGGTAGTGCTGGGCCGGCCAGGCGTTGATGGTGTGCCCCGTCGATCCCTCAAACTCCTGAAAACCGAGGTAGGGCCCCCTCCATCCCCGGAAAAACTCCGGAGGGGGGGGGGCATCCATTCCAGCCATATGGCGCTCTTCATCCTGACGGCTCACGAAGTGCGACTTCCCGAAAAGTGCCGTCCGATAGCCGTTGTGCCCCAGCTGCGCGGGCAAAGTTCGACCTGGCATCGAGGGCAGACTCACGCCGATCGAGTAGGCCCCATGCGAAGACGGATAACGTCCCGTCAATAGCGAAACCCGCGTCGGCGTGCACATCGGAGACGGGCAATACGCCCGGTCGAAGTGGACCCCCCCCCGGGCCAAGCGATCAAGGTGCGGCGTGCGAACCGCCCGCAGACCCTTGACCCCAAGGTGGTCGGCCCTCTGCTGGTCGGTGCTGATCAGGAGGATGTTGGGACGGCTTCTCATCTGCCAGTATCAAGAGCTAAATGGCTAAATGAAACAAAAGAGACCATCTTTTCGAAACGTTGAAAAGGAAAATCCTTTTATTTGCCGATCGACCAATCTAGCCTGTATCGCCCCTGAAGCACCGATGAGGACAGACCCCAAAAACCGAACGCCTCCCCACATCCTGCTCATCACCACGGATCAGCAGCGTCATGATGCCACCGGATTGACCGGGCCTGGCTTCCTGCGGACGCCGCATTTCCAGCACTTGTGCAGCCAGGGAATCCGATTTGACCACGCCTACAGTGACTGCCCCCTGTGTGTTCCCGCGCGGACCACCATCATGACAGGCCAGCCGGCCTATTCCCACGGCCTCAGCGAAAACGGACCCACCCGAGGTGTGATTGACCGGAAGAGTTCCCTGCCTGGGCTACTGGGCGGACTGGGCTACCAGACAGTCGCCATCGGCAAGATGCATTTTGGCCCACAGCGGATGCGTCACGGTTTCCAGGAAATGATCCTGCCGGACGACTACTACCGTGAAATGGCGAAGCAGGGAACCGAATGCCAGCCGATGCGGCACGGCATTGGTCAGAACGAACTCTACCCTGCCCTCTCCACGGTGCCGGAGGCGAAAACACTGACAGCCTGGACCGCCGAGCAGTGCGTCGACTACATCCGCTACCGTCGGGATCCCGATTTGCCGTTTTTCCTCTGGTGCTCCTTCTCCAAGCCCCATCCCCCGCTCGATCCGCCGGAACCGTATTATTCGATGTATCTGGACAGCGCCATCCCGGATCCGGTCACCAGCGACTGGAGCAGCAGCGAGGACTGTCCGGTTGCAATCCGGCGCTTCATTGAGCGGCGCGGTTTCGACACAATGCATCCGGAGGTGATCAGGGCCGCCCGGGCCGCCTACTATGGACTCATCACCCAGATCGACTACAATATGGGAAGGGTTCTGGCTGCGTTGCAGGAATCGCGGATCCTCAAGGATACCCTGATCGTCTACACCTCCGATCACGGCGAATACCTGGGGGACCACCGGTGCTGCGCCAAGACCTTCTTCCATGAACAATCATCCCGCGTTCCGTTTGTCCTCCGCCTGCCACAGCGGGATGGGAGCACTCTGGTCAACCGGGTGGATGACCGTCTCGTCAGCCTGGCGGACATCTACCCGACACTGGTGCGGGCCGCAGGAGGGGACCTGGCGGATTCCGCTCATGGCCTCGACCTGATCGGCATGCTGGAGGGATCGGTGACGCCGCGTCAGTTCGTCGTCGGCCTTTCAGGCCCCTCATCCCGGCCTGAACACATCTCCATCACGGACGGACGATGGAAGTATCTCTACTATCCGGAAGGCCCGACCGAACAGCTTTTTGACCTGGCGGCGGATCCACTGGAGCAGACCGAGTTGTGCCGCAGGGATCGTGCGACGCATGTGGCCACGATCGATCGTCTCCGACACCTCATTCTGGAAGAGTTGAGAAAAAGGGGTCCAGCCTACCTTGCCGATGGCGAGTTGCCTGAATACGCCCGGCAGGGCGACAGTCTGGACGAACGTCGCAGCCGGGACTTCCCGGGATTCTCCACTGAATACAAGGATGTCGATACGCGCCACTAATCCAAGGTCACTCCCTCGGACGCCGCCCCGGATGCTGTCTTGATTCGGCCTCGAGCTGATCTACGATACCGGCACAGGTCGGATCTCCCAACCGGTTCTCGAATTCTCCCGGATCGGCATTCAAGTCATAGAGCTCGACCGGAATTCCGTCGCGAACGATCAGCTTCCAGTCGCGGGTGCGGATCATGAACAGGTCGTTGATCTGCGAGAATACCGCCTCCCGCCACCCGCCTCCTGCCGGACGACCATGAAGGAGGGGCTCGAGTGAACGGCCGCCGGCCCCTTGCGGAATCCCGATGCCTGCGATGTCGCACAGGGTCGGCAGAAGGTCAACGTGTTCAACCAGTTCATCACGCCCACCCGGGGAGATTCCGGGACCACTGACACAGAAGGGAACGTGCACGCTCTGTTCGTACATACAGAACTTCAGGAAGAGCCGGTGGTCGAACAACTGCTCCCCGTGGTCGCTGGTCCAGATGATCCAGGTGTTGTCGAGCAAACCACGATCCCGAAGGTGCTGAAGGATGGCACCCGCGCTGCGGTCAGCCACCTCCACCATGCCGAAATAGCCGGCCATCATCTGGCGAATCTCGACGTCGGTCAGATGCTCCCACTTGCGGCGCCGGTCCAGCTGCCGCAGTTCCGGAGGCGCTGCGTCCTCCGGATCCTGCGCGGGCAGGGAAATCGAATCCTGCTGATGGGCCGCGTAAGCCTCGACCGGTGGGAAGAACGGTGGATGCGGTTCATAGATACTCGCCCAGCAAAAGAACGGTTCATCGCCATCAACCGCCTCGTCGATCAGCCTGTTGACATTCCTGGCGACAAAGTGCCCCCAGAATGCACTTTCCGGCAGTGGTGAGGGTCCCCCCATTGCGGTGCGCACAAACGGGGTTTCATGCTCAAGGCGGAAACGTTCACTCCACTGCACCGGCAGGGATTCCAGCCACATTTCCCGGGAGATCAGCGGCTCATAACCGGTATCAGTCGTTGCGCTGCTCCAGTGCATATGGCCTGCCTGGAAACAACGGTAACCCTCGTCCCGGAAAAGGTGCGCGAGAGTGCGAATCGGACCCAATGGGTTGACGTCGTTGAATCGGACGCCATGCGATGCCACATACTGTCCCGTTGCCAGGCTGTAGCGGGCGGGGGCACAGACGGGAGCCTGGGTGTAGGCCGAACGAAAGTCGACGCTCCGGGAAACCAGAGCGTCGAGGTGGGGCGTCCGGACATGCGGGTGGCCCCGGCAGGACAACGCGTCATACCGATGCTGGTCCGTCATCAGAACAAGGATATTGGGCCGACTGGGGTTCATGGAATTCTCATGGTTGATGTCTCACTCCAGCAGCCCCGTTTCACGGATTCGGCGCCCACGCTTGTCGAGAGGAATCCGCAAGCTGAGAATCTGCCAGGGCGACACCCGCCCTTCCCAGGTCAGCCTGCCGGCGAAACCCGCTTTCACCCGGGCTTCCGTGCGGCGCCCGCGCGTTTCCTGAATCCGGAGAATCAGATCCCGTCCGTCCTCCGCGGGCTTGATCGCGTAAATGGCAACCGAAGCGGGATGAACCTCCAGGAGCGAGGCCTCGGCGGGAAGGGCGCCCTGGTGACCATGATCGACCACCCGTTCGGCGGGACAGTCGGCTTCCCAAGCCAGGCGGTGAAGATTCAGGCTTTGTATCGATGTTCCCGCGACAAGCGTCATCCGGTATTCCATCCTCCCGGTATCCAGACAGGGATTCTCGATCGGATCCGCAACCTCCCTTGGATGATGATGCGCATAGAAGCTGGACCGGGCCAGGGTGACCCCGATGACGCCCTTCCGGCAGCAATAACTGATTGGCCGATCGGCCACCAGCCCCAGACTGCGGGCCCTCCCGCCCACACGTCCGCCTATGGCGAGCCATTCGTGCGCAGGCTTCTCCCCGCCATCGGCCTCACGGGAAACCTGCCCTCCCGGTTCGCTGGCCAGGGTCTGGGAAGCATCCCGGAAACAGGTCGGTATCACCAGCCGGAGAAGCTGGCGCGGCTCCTGCCAGTTCATTACAATCCTCAGGTCAACCTCCCGTCGGGCTCGCCGGAGCGTGAAATAGAGGACGATCGACGAATCCCGCCAACGGGCCTCTTGCCGAGTGATCCGGACCAGGGGGCCCGCCTCCATGATCTTTGTTTCAATCAGCTCTGCTTCACCCAGAGCTTCGTCATATCCGGTCAGATTGTGCCCCCAGGTGTCACCACTGTCTTTCAGTATCTCCAGACGCATGGATCGGGAAAGGAGATTCCCCTCGCCCTTCAGACCGAGGCGGCTGAGACCGGGGTGGCGCCTGCTGATGCGGACATGGGAAAAGTCAGACTTTGGCAGTCGCGGCGCCGTGCCCTCGCCAAGCGAAAAGGCCCGGTAGCCGAATGCCGGAAGGTTCGCGATCACCTGAAGTTTTCTCCATTCCATTCCCATGGGTCCGAAGCAGGTTTCCGCTGCAGTCCACTGGATGGCAACCTTCCGGCCTATTGCATCCCGCAAATGTGTGATGGGCGCCTCGCCGGTGGGGACAACGAAGGTGTCGAAGGCGACGCTGGCCTGCCGTTTCCAGGGCAGCGGGTTGAAGAGCGTCAATACACCCTTTTCCGCCCAGCTGGTATCGACGTTGCGCGCCAGGCGGTGTAGGGCATGATCAAGTGAGGAATCCGCCATATGGGCGGCGTGCCCGAACTCATCGCTGATGCCCGTATCGGCAGATGCGACGCAGGTTCCGCCGAGGATATCGTGGAATTGATTGAAAAGAAGACTGCGCCACGCCGGCAGCAGTGATCTCTCGAGATCCGGCTGCGATTTCAGGCCCGTCATGCGCACCATGGACCGGGCAAACTCCGCTTTCAGCAAGCTTCGTTCCGTACGCCGACTCGCCCGCTTGATGATGCCGTGAGCGGCATAACAGCCGATGTTGACGTACTGCAGCCCCTGCCGCAGCACCGGGATGGAGGCAATGGCTTCAGCCCGCCGTACCTCCGAGAAATATTCGCCCAAGGTGGAGAAGCGGATTTCAGGAAGCGAGGGATCCTCCTGCAGTTCCCTGATCCGGTCGATGAGCCGGCGGGTTGGGCCGCCCCCGTGATTCCCCACGCCAAGGAAGAAGGGGGCGTGGTCGATTCCGGAAGGGAAACTGGTCCCGGCTTCATGGCGCAGTTGCCTCTCGAGGTCGTCAGCAGTCGCGGCGGGACTCTGGCCATAGCTGCGCGGAATGCGCCAGCAGAGCACGCGCGAACCATCCGGAGATTCCCACCAAAACAGGTTCGGGTAAGGTAATCCGGCGGTATTCCGAAACGGCCTCATGCAAACATAAGCATCCATGCCGGAAAGGACGAGCAACTGGGGCAGGTTGCCGGAGTGTCCGAATGTATCCACGTTGTATCCGATTCTAACGTCCACCCCGAAAGCGTCCTGGAACCAGCGTTTTCCGTAGAGCGATTGCCGGACAAAGCTCTCACCGAGGGGCAGATTGCAGTCGGGCTGAACTTCCCAGCCGTTGACGACTTCCCAGCGACCGGCCTTGACCAGATTCTGGATGGCCCTGAAAAGCCCGGGATCAGCCTCCTCGATCCAGCGATAAACAGCGGCTGAAGATCTTGTGAATCTCATGTCCGGCTCGTTCTCGAGAAACTTCACGGCACTGCCGATGGTGGTCAGGGCCTCCGAGTAACCATCCCTGCGATGCCATATCCAGACGGGATCCAGATGAGCCTGGCAGATGAGGTGAACAGTTCTCCTTTGTTTCATCTGGGTGGAAACCCTGGGATTGAGCGAAGGCATCCGCAGCCTTGGACATTTCACGATTGTCAATAGCCAGCCGGGTTCAAAGAATGCAATCGATAATTGCGAGACCTGTTTCAATTTGTCTCAAGATTATAATGAAACAAAAACCCAATATCCTGTTTATCCTGACCGATCAGCAGGCAACCCACACCTTGGGTTGTTACGGGGCTCCCGTGGCCCGCTCCCCCCATATCGACCGCGTGGCTGCAGACGGCGTCCGATTCGACCGGGCCTATACCCCCTGCGCGCTTTGCACGCCGGCGCGGGCCAGCCTCCTGACCGGACTCTACCCGCACAACCACGGAGCGCTCTTCAATACGGGTGCCTACTCACGCTTCAGCGAAGAGCAAACCGGACAGGGACTGGCCACCTACCCGCCCCTTCTGAGGCGAGGCGGCTACCACACCGCCTACACAGGCAAATGGCACGCCGGCATCACCCGCACGGCCGCGGACCTGGGGCTGGAAGGATTCAGCCTGCCCGACTACGGGGCCATCCGCATGGATCCGGGCTACCTTGGCCATCTGGAGCGCATTGGACAGACAGCCCCCCGGCGCCATATTGAGTTTGTCGCCGAAGGCGGTCAGCCGGAAGCAAGCGGCGGCAATACCAGTGGCTGGATAAGCGGAACCGTGGAATCCTCCCCCTGTCACTACATCACGGATCTGACCATTGAACACCTCGAGAACCGAACTTCCGAAGGTGAACCTTGGTTCATGGCCGTTAATTTCTGGGAACCCCATGCCCCTTATCTTCCGACCGAAGACTACAGGGACCTTTACGATCCGGCGGCGATTCGTGAATGGGCGAGTTTCCGCGACAATCTTGATGGACGTCCCGCGCTGCACCGGATGCTGCGTGAGGACATATTCCCGGCTGCGGCGAGTGCCTCCTGGGTAGAGTGGTCCCGAGTCATCAGTCGGTACTACGCCCAGGCGGCGATGGTGGATTTCCAGGTCGGTCGCCTCATGGATTGGCTACGGACAAAAGGACTCTACGATGACTGCCTGATCGTCTTCAGTTCCGATCACGGAGAATCCATCGGTGTTCATGGCGGGGCCTTCGACAAGGGCGGCATGGCCTACGAGGAAATCTATCGGATTCCACTGATCGTGAAGCTTCCGGGCGGCCGGCATTCCGGTGAATCCCGGCAGTCTCTGGTCAGTCTCTTTGACCTGGCCCCAACCTTCTGCGACTGCGCAGGCAATTCCCTCGACGGCATTGATGCCCGGAGTCTCTGGCCCGTGCTGGATCACGGGGATTGTGAGGGCCGTTCCTTTCTCCTCTCGGAGGACCATGGGCACCGGGTTCCGTTCGGACAGCGGATCCTTTGGGGGGACCGCTACAAATACGTATGGAACCTGTCCGACACAGACGAATTGCATGATCTGGCGGAAGATCCGGCGGAACTGCACAACCGCATCGCCGATCCCGGCCTCGACGACATCCGGGAGGAATTCCGCGCCGAGTTGCTGAGACAGATCACCACCAATCACGATCGCTTGGGTCCGCAAGTCACGCAAATGCTGAAGAAGGAACGATTCCGGGTGTCGTGAAGAGCTCACAACCGAATTTTCTGTTTTTCTTCCCCGACCAGTGGCGCTGGGACTGGCTCGGTGCCATTGGACGGGTCCCGGTCAGGACGCCCTGCCTGGACCGTCTGGCCGGCCAGGGCATCCTGTTCCGAGAAATGCGGGTCAACTGCCCCCTCAGTGGACCCAGCCGGGCAGGCCTGGCGACGGGGCTGCGGTTCCACCACGCCGGGGTCAAGAACAACAACGACGAGCTTGACCCGGCCCGTCCCAACTTCATCAGGGAACTCGCCCGGGCCGGCTATCAGGTAATGACCTCGGGGAAGAGCGACCTTCACACCGCTAGTGAGAATTTCACCACTTCCGGATGGCATCCTCATCTCGACAAGCTTGGCTTCACTTCCGGTGTTGATTACGCGGGCAAGTGGCGGGGGGTCAACCTCATGCAGAGTGGACGGCCCGATGCCTACGGGGCCTTCCTTGAAATGGAGGGACTCGCGGAGCCTTACCTTGAAGACATGCGGCAAAGGGATCGCCAGCGTCGCGATCGCAAAACCGGCCGGCTTTCAACAGCCCCATCGCCCCTGCCGGAAACGGCCACGACGGATGCCTTCTGCGGTCGCGAAAGCCTGCGCCTCCTGCAGGATGCGGCAGACGACAAACCGTGGTTCATGTGGATCAACTTTCCCGGCCCGCACGAGCCATTCGATCCGCCCCAATCCTATCAGGAGAGTTTCCTGGAAACGCGATTCCCTGCGCCGATTGACCCTGCCAAGGGAACTGAGGAAGACGACCAGGGAGTCAGGAGGAACTACGCAGCCATGATTGGGCATATCGACCGCTGGATCGGCGAATTGATCGGGTGCGTTGAGGCACGGGGCGACCTGGACAATACCTACCTGATTTTCGCATCCGACCACGGAGAAATGCTGGGCGACCATGGGAAATGGTACAAACAGCTGCCTTATGAGGCATCCATCCATGTCCCCTTGATCATCGCGGGGCCCGGCATACCGGCCGGAAGACAATGCGATGCCCTTGCCGAACTGATCGACCTCAATCCGACCTTCCTCGAGCTGGCCGGACTTGGACCGCTCCCGGGTTCCGACGGACGTTCCCTTGCGCCCCTGTTGCTCAATCCCGACGCAGGCCACCGCGCAACGACGATCTCCGCTCTCAATTCCTGGCGGACAATCTTTGATGGACGCCACAAGTTGACGGAATGGATGGATGGTTCGATCAGCCTTTGGGACTGCTTCAGGGATCCGGATGAACTGGAAAACCTCGTCCACCAACCTGAGTATGCGGACATTTCAGCCGCCCTGCTGATCGAACTTCGCCGGGAAAGCCCGTGGTTTCCGGGCGAACACGGATACAGGCCCGGTCGAGGCGATCCCTGACATCGGCCCTGCTGCGCGTCTCGCCGCCTCATCACTCTTGAGACTGCTCAGCCTGATCTGCGCGTCTATTCGAGTTCCCTGGGATGGCGCCGTTTCAGTTCCGGTACCGCGTATCCACGCCCGGTGGCCTCAAGGCGCTCGATGTAAGCCCTCAACTGTCCCCGTGCATGGAATGGCCCGCCTTCCCGTATGACTGTCCAGAGAGGATCCACATCACTGCCGGATTTTTCCATCAGCGCGTCGTGCCAATCGCTCAGGTAACGAAGCGCCAGGTTGCAGAGCTCGGGATGCTGTTTCGCCAGATCATGCTGCTCATGTGGATCCTTCTCCAGATCAAAAAGCATCTCCCGCGGGAACAGGCGGAATCCATCGTGATAGGTGCGTATATAGATATGGTCCCCGAAGCGGACCGCCCGCTGGCAGACGTGCGCGCATTGGCTGAGGACAAGGAACTCCCTCCCCCTGTTCTCCGCGTGCTGCAGGCTGGCCAGGAAACTTGATCCATCCCAGGAGGCCGGTGCATCGAACCGGAGCCATTCGGCCAGGGTCGGCGCCAGATCAATCTGATAGTGCAGACCGTCATCCGTACCGCCTCTGACCACGTCCGGCCCTTTCACGATCATGGGGACCCGGCAGGTGATGGCGTCCGCAGTGCCGTGCTCACCATAAATTCCGAGTTCACCCTGGTTCTCCCCGTGATCCGCTGTGATGATGATGACGGTATCCTCGTAGACACCCGACTCCTTCAGGCACTGGACAATCCGGCCGACATGGTCGTCCACGTAACGGATCGCCGTGTCGTAGCCGTTGATCCAGTCCGTCAGGTCATCCAGATTCTTCAGTTCCCCAAGCTCCCGGGGGTAGTGG
The Opitutaceae bacterium genome window above contains:
- a CDS encoding sulfatase-like hydrolase/transferase, producing the protein MKQKPNILFILTDQQATHTLGCYGAPVARSPHIDRVAADGVRFDRAYTPCALCTPARASLLTGLYPHNHGALFNTGAYSRFSEEQTGQGLATYPPLLRRGGYHTAYTGKWHAGITRTAADLGLEGFSLPDYGAIRMDPGYLGHLERIGQTAPRRHIEFVAEGGQPEASGGNTSGWISGTVESSPCHYITDLTIEHLENRTSEGEPWFMAVNFWEPHAPYLPTEDYRDLYDPAAIREWASFRDNLDGRPALHRMLREDIFPAAASASWVEWSRVISRYYAQAAMVDFQVGRLMDWLRTKGLYDDCLIVFSSDHGESIGVHGGAFDKGGMAYEEIYRIPLIVKLPGGRHSGESRQSLVSLFDLAPTFCDCAGNSLDGIDARSLWPVLDHGDCEGRSFLLSEDHGHRVPFGQRILWGDRYKYVWNLSDTDELHDLAEDPAELHNRIADPGLDDIREEFRAELLRQITTNHDRLGPQVTQMLKKERFRVS
- a CDS encoding sulfatase-like hydrolase/transferase yields the protein MNPSRPNILVLMTDQHRYDALSCRGHPHVRTPHLDALVSRSVDFRSAYTQAPVCAPARYSLATGQYVASHGVRFNDVNPLGPIRTLAHLFRDEGYRCFQAGHMHWSSATTDTGYEPLISREMWLESLPVQWSERFRLEHETPFVRTAMGGPSPLPESAFWGHFVARNVNRLIDEAVDGDEPFFCWASIYEPHPPFFPPVEAYAAHQQDSISLPAQDPEDAAPPELRQLDRRRKWEHLTDVEIRQMMAGYFGMVEVADRSAGAILQHLRDRGLLDNTWIIWTSDHGEQLFDHRLFLKFCMYEQSVHVPFCVSGPGISPGGRDELVEHVDLLPTLCDIAGIGIPQGAGGRSLEPLLHGRPAGGGWREAVFSQINDLFMIRTRDWKLIVRDGIPVELYDLNADPGEFENRLGDPTCAGIVDQLEAESRQHPGRRPRE
- a CDS encoding sulfatase-like hydrolase/transferase gives rise to the protein MRTDPKNRTPPHILLITTDQQRHDATGLTGPGFLRTPHFQHLCSQGIRFDHAYSDCPLCVPARTTIMTGQPAYSHGLSENGPTRGVIDRKSSLPGLLGGLGYQTVAIGKMHFGPQRMRHGFQEMILPDDYYREMAKQGTECQPMRHGIGQNELYPALSTVPEAKTLTAWTAEQCVDYIRYRRDPDLPFFLWCSFSKPHPPLDPPEPYYSMYLDSAIPDPVTSDWSSSEDCPVAIRRFIERRGFDTMHPEVIRAARAAYYGLITQIDYNMGRVLAALQESRILKDTLIVYTSDHGEYLGDHRCCAKTFFHEQSSRVPFVLRLPQRDGSTLVNRVDDRLVSLADIYPTLVRAAGGDLADSAHGLDLIGMLEGSVTPRQFVVGLSGPSSRPEHISITDGRWKYLYYPEGPTEQLFDLAADPLEQTELCRRDRATHVATIDRLRHLILEELRKRGPAYLADGELPEYARQGDSLDERRSRDFPGFSTEYKDVDTRH
- a CDS encoding sulfatase-like hydrolase/transferase, encoding MRSRPNILLISTDQQRADHLGVKGLRAVRTPHLDRLARGGVHFDRAYCPSPMCTPTRVSLLTGRYPSSHGAYSIGVSLPSMPGRTLPAQLGHNGYRTALFGKSHFVSRQDEERHMAGMDAPPPPEFFRGWRGPYLGFQEFEGSTGHTINAWPAQHYRVFLEDSGVDWHDWFPCRREDYDHYACGPWNIPEQYHDTAWVAERTQDFIGRQAGEHEPWFCWASFQDPHEPFVCPEPWFSLVDPALMDIPEDYREGEFADRHSVYEACYRRELGPWKDGQGVPCVYGSGKRSDRRKAALQATLGMLAFIDDRVGLLIQKLEETGQVEDTIIVFTSDHGEMHGHHGLWGKGVTAYEDCQRVPLLVWGPGRVEALGTIAPLVNLVDLPATVLSLAGVTAPVGMQGVDLSPVLRGEKESVQDCTLIECRPTTTTLYQQTLVTSRYKLVLYRDGEDGELYDLETDPDQYRNCWSEPSMRSLREALLLRLGRFQMEREGRVESRVSFS
- a CDS encoding glycosyl hydrolase family 28-related protein encodes the protein MLAVPVSLAETRKSDDRPVLSDWSHAGNKEAHHPPAERIFPVDSFGAIANDGRDDSIALQAAIEAAKKSGGGVVYLPEGMYYLDQPVLVTGDQITIRGDGPSRTRLVFRYGKLTDGLHFVYPEAGGTIGPGTWIEARTDPRGLVRFSLFSDDRLIKSQQAAPLASWQQSFALRLQGGRLPGKRTSGSVMLRATAEYEDGTLLEASLPAVLDETMESPPIFPQMVGIGAITFLGARPHGQQTALSHDGKRGDRELTLSTAAHGFRTGSKIELVAPNTERWFREIGCKGPEKPDYRRYHLLVTGTAGERLEIDQPLRLDFPVVDGSFVRRLDPLENAAIESLELEVRSEIPSLNGVVFLNVWACRARDVRVLNAGRHQMLFSGAKWCRLEDCFFRDRRSKGGGTDYVGFQDAYDCLMDNVIAMDMRHGPVVQYSAAGNVIRNSRFFGSDAQWHAGWSNENLFENCLIVSRPETGSYGYGMYATPPDDPGHGPNGPRNVIFHCDVHSPKAGVWLGGMNDGWLFLYNRFVVEDGPGMLVAGPASGHKIIGNVFVLANPGSAGVEFTGAGHTGHSVINNRFYMADAVQVLGGEVSDTVSKFNSTSPYPEAAWPALPEPAVPSLYHWQVDHDGR